A single window of Polaribacter sp. SA4-10 DNA harbors:
- a CDS encoding anhydro-N-acetylmuramic acid kinase yields the protein MNKTSLFSIGLMSGTSLDGIDLVYAEFAVNNYIKFKILHSETVSYSRKWKETLQNAIHFSSDDLQRLDIEYGVLLGDVINDFIDKFSIENIDFVASHGHTILHQPEKGITLQIGNGQIIADKTKQKVVCDFRTQDVKLGGQGAPLVPIGDELLFGNYDFCVNLGGFSNVSFNKEGKRIAFDICPVNIVMNLYAQKLGFEYDESGEIASRGKINTVLLNKLNSLDFYDKEPPKSLGLEWVQQKIFPLIDSLETDVSSVLRTFVAHIAIQVSKVIANNNSVLMTGGGVFNQFLIKCIEEKSNIKIEVLNSEIINFKEALVFSFLGLLKLDSQVNCLSSVTGSKMDHSSGEVFLPSGVQ from the coding sequence ATGAATAAAACATCCCTTTTTTCTATAGGATTAATGTCTGGTACCTCTTTAGATGGAATCGATTTGGTTTATGCAGAATTTGCTGTAAACAACTACATTAAATTTAAAATTTTACATAGTGAAACAGTTTCATACTCTAGAAAATGGAAAGAAACTTTACAAAATGCAATCCATTTTTCTTCGGATGATTTGCAGCGTTTAGATATTGAATATGGTGTTTTATTGGGGGATGTTATTAATGATTTTATTGATAAGTTTTCTATTGAAAATATAGATTTTGTAGCTTCTCATGGACATACAATTTTACATCAGCCAGAAAAAGGAATTACGCTACAAATTGGAAATGGACAAATAATTGCAGATAAAACAAAACAAAAAGTTGTTTGTGATTTTAGAACTCAAGATGTAAAATTGGGAGGTCAAGGAGCGCCTTTGGTTCCTATTGGTGATGAATTGTTGTTTGGTAATTATGATTTTTGTGTAAATTTGGGAGGGTTTTCTAATGTTTCTTTTAATAAAGAAGGAAAAAGAATTGCTTTTGATATTTGCCCTGTAAATATTGTAATGAATTTGTATGCGCAGAAATTAGGCTTTGAGTATGATGAATCTGGAGAAATTGCTTCTAGAGGAAAAATAAATACAGTGCTTTTAAATAAGTTGAATTCCTTAGATTTTTATGATAAAGAACCTCCAAAATCATTAGGTTTGGAATGGGTACAGCAAAAAATATTTCCTTTAATTGATTCTTTGGAAACGGATGTTTCATCAGTATTAAGAACATTTGTAGCCCATATTGCAATTCAAGTTAGTAAAGTTATTGCTAATAATAATTCGGTTTTAATGACTGGAGGTGGTGTTTTTAATCAATTTTTAATAAAATGTATTGAAGAAAAATCTAATATTAAAATTGAGGTATTAAATTCGGAAATTATAAACTTTAAAGAAGCGCTTGTTTTTTCTTTTTTAGGCTTGTTAAAGCTTGATAGTCAGGTAAATTGTTTAAGTTCTGTTACGGGTTCAAAAATGGATCATTCATCTGGTGAAGTTTTTTTACCAAGTGGGGTTCAATAA
- a CDS encoding folylpolyglutamate synthase/dihydrofolate synthase family protein has product MNYQQTLDWMFAKLPMYQREGKTAFKKDLTNIVAFSKELKFPENRFKSIHVGGTNGKGSTSHMLASILQEAGYKVGLYTSPHLKSFTERIRVNGNEIPKRKVTSFIKQHKDFLEQQKLSFFEMTVGMAFDYFADEKVDIAIIEVGLGGRLDSTNIINPEVVVITNIGLDHTQFLGETLPEIAFEKAGIIKENIPVIIGEEQVEVKHVFLEKAKERNSEIFFASDDEKVYKTDLLGAYQKKNSKTAFAAIKQLKGFQVSDKNISEGFLAVVENTTLKGRWQILQENPKVICDTAHNKEGLNIVLNQLKKEKYKKLHIVLGVVSDKKLEEVLPLFPKEAIYYFCKPNIPRGMSEQILYEKAFVFDLKGKKYSSVKKAYKQALGNANQQDIIYVGGSTFVVAEII; this is encoded by the coding sequence ATGAATTATCAACAAACATTAGACTGGATGTTTGCGAAATTACCTATGTATCAAAGGGAAGGTAAGACCGCATTCAAAAAAGATTTAACAAATATAGTAGCTTTTTCAAAGGAGTTGAAATTTCCTGAGAATCGGTTTAAATCAATTCATGTAGGAGGAACGAATGGCAAAGGCTCTACAAGCCATATGTTGGCTTCAATTTTGCAAGAAGCTGGGTATAAAGTTGGTTTATACACGTCACCACATTTAAAGAGTTTTACAGAGAGAATTAGAGTTAATGGAAATGAAATTCCTAAAAGAAAAGTTACTTCTTTTATAAAACAACATAAAGATTTTTTAGAGCAACAAAAACTGTCTTTTTTTGAAATGACGGTGGGAATGGCTTTTGATTACTTTGCTGATGAAAAGGTTGATATTGCTATTATTGAAGTTGGTTTAGGAGGACGATTAGATTCTACAAATATTATAAATCCAGAGGTTGTTGTAATTACAAATATAGGTTTAGATCATACGCAGTTTCTTGGCGAAACTTTACCGGAAATTGCATTTGAAAAAGCAGGTATTATAAAAGAGAATATTCCAGTTATTATTGGTGAAGAGCAAGTTGAGGTTAAGCATGTTTTTTTAGAAAAAGCGAAAGAAAGGAATTCTGAAATTTTCTTTGCTTCGGATGATGAAAAAGTGTACAAAACAGATTTGTTGGGAGCGTATCAAAAGAAGAATTCAAAAACTGCATTTGCAGCAATAAAACAACTAAAAGGTTTTCAGGTTTCAGATAAAAATATTTCAGAGGGATTTTTAGCTGTTGTAGAAAATACAACGCTAAAAGGAAGGTGGCAGATTTTACAAGAAAATCCAAAAGTAATTTGTGATACAGCTCATAATAAAGAAGGATTAAATATTGTTTTAAATCAACTGAAAAAAGAAAAGTATAAAAAACTACACATTGTTTTAGGTGTAGTTTCTGATAAGAAATTAGAAGAGGTTTTACCGCTATTTCCAAAGGAAGCAATCTACTATTTTTGCAAACCAAACATTCCTAGAGGGATGTCTGAGCAAATTTTATATGAAAAGGCATTCGTTTTTGATTTAAAAGGAAAAAAATATTCATCTGTAAAAAAAGCGTATAAACAGGCTTTAGGCAATGCAAATCAGCAAGATATAATTTATGTTGGAGGAAGTACTTTTGTTGTTGCAGAAATAATTTAA
- a CDS encoding tRNA pseudouridine(38-40) synthase TruA, producing the protein MKYPFSYLIKIQFLGFRFSGWQKQPNTKTLHDIVDKTLSFVFENTNYKTIGVGRTDAKVSANTYYINLFTRFEFDETSFLEDFNKNAPADLKAISFNELSGDFNLINSEKIKEYHYYFSFGQKNHPFAAPFISGLQEDLNIDLMKSGAKLFEGEHYFHKYCTKPSANTIFNRKIDSCEIIENDVLTANFFPETSYVLKVRGRGFLRYQIRLMMATLFELGRENITLQFIEDSLKEDNDQKFLRNVAPGSGLQLYDIDFKV; encoded by the coding sequence ATGAAATACCCGTTTTCTTATTTAATTAAAATCCAGTTCCTTGGTTTTCGCTTTTCTGGATGGCAAAAACAGCCAAACACAAAGACATTGCATGATATTGTTGATAAAACGTTGTCATTTGTTTTTGAAAACACCAATTATAAAACGATTGGAGTTGGTAGAACAGATGCTAAAGTATCTGCAAATACCTATTATATTAATCTCTTTACAAGGTTTGAGTTCGATGAAACTTCCTTTTTAGAAGATTTTAATAAAAACGCTCCAGCAGATTTAAAAGCGATTTCTTTTAATGAATTGTCAGGCGATTTTAATCTTATTAATTCTGAGAAGATTAAAGAGTATCATTACTATTTTTCTTTTGGTCAAAAAAATCATCCATTTGCAGCACCTTTTATTTCTGGCTTACAAGAAGATTTAAATATTGATTTGATGAAGTCTGGTGCGAAACTATTTGAAGGAGAGCACTATTTTCATAAATATTGCACAAAGCCATCTGCAAATACGATCTTTAATAGAAAGATTGATTCTTGTGAAATTATTGAGAATGATGTTTTAACGGCTAATTTTTTTCCTGAAACAAGTTATGTGTTAAAAGTAAGAGGGAGAGGTTTTTTGCGTTATCAAATACGTTTAATGATGGCTACTTTATTTGAGTTGGGTAGAGAAAATATAACATTACAGTTTATTGAAGACTCTTTAAAAGAAGATAACGATCAGAAATTTTTACGAAATGTTGCGCCAGGTTCTGGTTTGCAATTATATGATATTGATTTTAAAGTGTAG
- a CDS encoding MotA/TolQ/ExbB proton channel family protein: protein MISFFQENKELLEAVASEEKTLSIYKLIMDGGLGGQIIIALLFVLLAVALYIYFERFFAIKSASKVDKNFMNQIKDYVSNGKLESAKELCNSTDTPTARLIGKGISRIGKPLEDINTAIETAGKLEVYQLEKNVSVLATIAGAAPMIGFLGTVIGMIIAIHEIANAGGQIDIKLLSDGLYTAMTTTVGGLIVGIIAYVTYNHLVVRTDKVVYQMEAKSVEFLDLLNEPV, encoded by the coding sequence ATGATATCATTTTTTCAAGAGAATAAAGAACTTTTGGAGGCAGTTGCTTCAGAAGAAAAAACACTTTCTATCTATAAATTAATTATGGATGGAGGTTTAGGAGGGCAAATCATTATTGCGCTACTTTTTGTTTTATTGGCAGTAGCATTGTATATTTATTTCGAACGATTTTTTGCCATAAAATCTGCTTCTAAAGTTGATAAAAACTTTATGAATCAGATTAAAGATTATGTTTCTAACGGTAAGTTAGAGTCTGCTAAAGAATTATGTAATTCTACAGATACACCAACAGCAAGGTTAATTGGTAAAGGAATTTCTAGAATAGGAAAGCCTTTAGAAGATATAAATACTGCAATTGAAACTGCAGGTAAGTTAGAGGTGTATCAATTAGAAAAAAACGTAAGTGTTTTAGCAACAATTGCAGGAGCAGCACCAATGATTGGTTTTTTAGGAACTGTAATTGGAATGATAATTGCCATTCATGAAATAGCAAATGCAGGAGGACAAATAGATATTAAGTTACTTTCTGATGGTTTGTATACAGCAATGACAACAACAGTTGGAGGCTTAATTGTAGGTATTATCGCTTATGTTACGTATAATCATTTGGTGGTAAGAACAGATAAAGTTGTATATCAAATGGAAGCAAAATCTGTAGAGTTTTTAGATTTATTAAACGAGCCAGTTTAA
- a CDS encoding Glu/Leu/Phe/Val dehydrogenase dimerization domain-containing protein: MKELLKKYENKQPEIVFHWKDQETEAEGWTVINSLRGGAAGGGTRMRKGLDMNEVLSLAKTMEVKFTVSGPAIGGAKSGINFDPNDPRKRQVLERWYKAVTPLLKHYYGTGGDLNVDADKDVIPITEDCGVWHPQEGIFNGHFKPTEADKINRIGQLRLGVIKVIEDKQFSPDLSRKYTVADMLTGYGVAEAVRHYYNIYGGKIEGKRAIVQGFGNVGSAAAYYLTQLGAKVVGIIDREGGVIKEEGFSVEEMTALFLAKDGNQLVSESMIPFEDINEKIWSLPAEIFVPAAASRLVSKDQVQQMIDSGLEVISPGANVPFADKEIFFGPIMEHTDTHLSLLPDFISNCGIARVFAYLMEARVALPMQDKAIFDDTSNIIKQALQKTFKKSASKTKICSTAFEIALKQLI, from the coding sequence ATGAAAGAATTATTAAAAAAATACGAAAATAAGCAACCTGAGATTGTTTTTCACTGGAAAGATCAAGAAACTGAAGCAGAGGGTTGGACCGTAATAAACTCATTAAGAGGCGGTGCAGCTGGTGGAGGAACAAGAATGAGGAAAGGTTTAGACATGAATGAAGTACTGTCTTTGGCAAAAACAATGGAAGTCAAGTTTACGGTTTCAGGACCTGCCATTGGAGGTGCTAAATCGGGTATTAATTTCGACCCTAATGATCCAAGAAAAAGACAGGTTTTAGAGCGATGGTACAAAGCAGTTACACCGCTTTTAAAACATTATTATGGTACTGGTGGAGATTTAAATGTAGATGCAGATAAAGATGTAATTCCGATTACAGAAGATTGTGGTGTTTGGCATCCACAAGAAGGTATTTTTAACGGACATTTTAAACCAACTGAAGCAGATAAAATAAATAGAATTGGGCAATTGCGTTTAGGTGTGATTAAAGTAATAGAAGACAAGCAGTTTTCTCCTGATTTATCAAGAAAATATACGGTTGCAGATATGTTAACTGGTTACGGTGTTGCCGAAGCTGTAAGACATTATTATAACATTTACGGAGGTAAAATTGAAGGAAAAAGAGCCATTGTTCAAGGATTTGGAAATGTGGGTTCTGCTGCGGCTTATTATTTAACGCAATTAGGTGCTAAAGTTGTTGGAATTATAGACAGAGAAGGCGGTGTAATTAAGGAAGAAGGGTTTTCTGTGGAAGAAATGACTGCTTTGTTCTTAGCAAAAGACGGCAACCAGCTCGTTTCTGAAAGCATGATTCCTTTTGAAGATATTAATGAAAAAATATGGAGTTTGCCAGCGGAAATTTTTGTTCCTGCAGCGGCGTCAAGATTGGTGTCTAAGGATCAAGTTCAGCAAATGATTGATTCTGGACTAGAAGTAATCTCGCCGGGTGCAAATGTTCCTTTTGCCGACAAAGAAATTTTCTTTGGACCGATCATGGAACATACAGATACGCATTTAAGTTTGTTGCCAGATTTTATATCTAACTGTGGTATTGCTCGAGTTTTTGCCTATTTAATGGAGGCAAGAGTTGCGCTACCAATGCAAGATAAAGCAATCTTTGATGATACCTCGAATATCATAAAACAAGCATTGCAAAAAACGTTTAAAAAAAGTGCGTCAAAAACAAAAATATGTTCAACTGCGTTCGAAATAGCGCTTAAACAATTGATATAA
- a CDS encoding energy transducer TonB: MPVLDTKHKRKSAVITVVILMLLVFGIFNYGMHYLDPPEEYGLAINFGTSEVGSGEPVEKTKKISTPKVIERQEVVEEEVKEIPKEIIEEEIITDETVKNVPVVEKVKEVKKEPVKEVVKKEIPKKKPKPKPSKETQDALNNLLNGNAADGNRKGEGDTKEAGVKGEEKGDANSSKYYGNTGSGSDGNYNLAGRKALSKPIERPDCQEEGTVVVRIQVDKNGKVISAIPGVKGSTNTAACLLKPAKEAALKTKWNADKNAPTKQMGTIIYKFSLSK; this comes from the coding sequence ATGCCTGTTTTAGACACCAAACATAAACGTAAATCGGCTGTAATTACAGTTGTTATTCTGATGCTTCTGGTATTCGGAATTTTCAATTATGGAATGCACTATTTAGATCCTCCAGAAGAATACGGGTTGGCAATAAATTTTGGAACTTCAGAAGTGGGTAGTGGAGAACCTGTTGAGAAAACAAAGAAAATTTCAACTCCAAAAGTAATTGAGAGACAAGAAGTTGTTGAAGAAGAAGTAAAAGAAATTCCAAAAGAAATCATTGAAGAAGAAATTATAACAGATGAAACAGTGAAGAATGTTCCTGTTGTTGAGAAAGTTAAAGAAGTAAAAAAAGAACCTGTAAAAGAGGTTGTTAAAAAAGAAATTCCAAAGAAAAAACCAAAACCTAAACCATCAAAAGAAACACAAGACGCTTTAAATAATTTGTTAAATGGCAATGCTGCTGATGGAAATCGAAAAGGAGAAGGAGATACTAAAGAGGCTGGAGTAAAAGGAGAAGAAAAAGGAGATGCAAATTCTTCTAAATATTATGGAAACACAGGAAGTGGTTCTGATGGAAATTATAACCTTGCAGGAAGAAAAGCTTTATCAAAACCAATAGAACGGCCAGATTGTCAAGAAGAAGGAACTGTTGTTGTGCGCATTCAGGTTGATAAAAACGGAAAAGTAATTAGTGCAATTCCAGGTGTAAAAGGTTCTACAAATACAGCTGCTTGTCTATTAAAACCTGCAAAAGAGGCTGCTTTAAAAACCAAGTGGAATGCAGATAAAAATGCGCCAACAAAACAAATGGGAACTATCATTTATAAGTTTTCTTTGTCTAAATAA
- a CDS encoding biopolymer transporter ExbD yields MNLRGRNKVDPSFNMSSMTDIVFLLLIFFMLTSTLVTVSAIDVLLPKAGGKTENNKSVAVTITSKSLFYIDKTKVSSSKLESEILRKVGIDKKKTIIIRGHKDAPYKNVMKVIDIANKNKLKMILAVKGGK; encoded by the coding sequence ATGAATTTACGCGGAAGAAATAAAGTAGACCCCTCTTTCAATATGTCGTCAATGACAGATATTGTTTTCTTATTGTTGATCTTTTTTATGCTTACATCAACTTTGGTAACCGTAAGTGCAATTGATGTTTTGTTGCCAAAAGCAGGAGGGAAGACGGAGAATAATAAGTCTGTTGCAGTAACAATTACGAGTAAATCATTGTTTTATATTGATAAAACAAAGGTGAGTTCATCAAAATTAGAAAGTGAGATTTTAAGAAAAGTGGGTATCGATAAAAAGAAAACAATTATTATTAGGGGACATAAAGATGCTCCTTATAAAAATGTTATGAAAGTGATTGATATTGCAAATAAGAATAAATTAAAAATGATTTTAGCTGTAAAAGGCGGAAAATAA
- the nhaD gene encoding sodium:proton antiporter NhaD: MESVIIIVFVMGYLAITLEHNLKLDKLIPALIMMAVCWALVALGVDNFTTWFDSSKHALVDGFGGLAHDDKLHLVEETLLHHLGKTAEILVFLLGAMTIVEIIDYFDGFSTIKGYVNFKSKKKLLWMFSILAFILSAIIDNLTATIVLISILQKIVKAKEDRIWFAGLIIIAANAGGAFSPIGDVTTTMLWIGDKVSTGMLFTYLFIPSLLCMIVPSFLATFLPAFKGDIEFDENEVEKPKSQHSGRMLYLGLGSILFVPVFKTVTHLPPYVGMMLSLAVVATFAEIYSRSKFSMTDFNSAESDEHANHSPVHASLSKIEMPSILFFLGILMAVAALESLGILFNFADSLKQGIPLMGSELDGTVVSDLVVILLGIGSAVIDNVPLVAASLGMFSEGLDDPLWHFIAFSAGTGGSMLIIGSAAGVVAMGMEKIDFFWYFKKISWLALIGFLVGSAAFVVIRMFV, encoded by the coding sequence ATGGAATCAGTAATTATTATAGTATTTGTAATGGGGTATTTAGCCATTACTTTAGAGCATAATTTAAAATTAGATAAACTAATACCAGCATTAATTATGATGGCTGTATGTTGGGCTTTGGTTGCTCTTGGGGTAGATAATTTTACAACTTGGTTTGATTCCAGTAAGCACGCTTTAGTAGATGGTTTTGGTGGTTTAGCACATGATGATAAACTGCATTTGGTAGAAGAAACCTTATTACATCATTTAGGTAAAACTGCTGAAATTTTAGTGTTCCTTTTAGGAGCAATGACCATTGTAGAAATCATAGATTATTTCGATGGTTTTTCTACTATTAAAGGATATGTGAACTTTAAAAGTAAAAAGAAGCTTTTATGGATGTTTTCTATATTGGCCTTTATTTTATCTGCAATTATAGACAACTTAACGGCTACAATTGTATTAATTTCTATTTTACAGAAAATTGTTAAAGCAAAAGAAGATAGAATTTGGTTTGCAGGTTTAATTATTATAGCTGCAAATGCAGGTGGCGCTTTTTCACCAATTGGAGATGTAACTACAACAATGCTTTGGATTGGAGATAAAGTAAGTACGGGAATGTTATTTACCTACTTATTTATTCCCTCATTACTATGTATGATTGTTCCTTCTTTTCTAGCAACATTTTTACCAGCATTTAAAGGAGATATTGAGTTTGATGAGAATGAAGTAGAAAAACCAAAAAGCCAACATAGTGGAAGAATGTTGTATTTAGGATTGGGATCAATTTTATTTGTTCCTGTATTTAAAACAGTAACACATTTGCCTCCTTATGTGGGAATGATGCTTTCTCTGGCGGTTGTTGCAACTTTTGCTGAAATTTATAGTCGTTCTAAGTTTTCTATGACAGATTTTAATAGTGCAGAATCCGATGAACATGCAAATCACAGTCCTGTTCACGCCTCATTATCTAAAATAGAAATGCCGAGTATTTTATTTTTCTTAGGTATTTTAATGGCAGTTGCGGCTTTAGAATCTTTAGGTATTTTATTCAACTTCGCAGATAGTTTAAAACAAGGAATTCCTTTGATGGGCTCAGAGTTAGACGGAACAGTAGTCTCAGATTTGGTTGTTATCTTATTAGGTATCGGTTCTGCGGTTATTGATAATGTTCCATTAGTAGCAGCAAGTTTAGGTATGTTTTCTGAAGGTTTAGATGATCCTTTATGGCATTTTATTGCGTTTTCTGCGGGTACTGGAGGGTCTATGTTAATTATAGGTTCTGCTGCAGGTGTTGTTGCAATGGGAATGGAGAAAATAGATTTCTTTTGGTATTTTAAAAAAATATCTTGGTTAGCATTAATAGGGTTTTTAGTGGGTTCAGCAGCGTTCGTAGTCATAAGAATGTTTGTGTAA
- a CDS encoding acyl-CoA dehydrogenase, producing the protein MDFSLTEEHIMIRDAARDFAQTELLPGVIERDNKQEFPNELVRKMGDLGFLGIMVDPKYGGSGMDAISYVLIMEELSKIDASASVIVSVNNSLVCAGLEAYASEDQKQKYLTKLATGEFVGAFCLSEPEAGSDATSQATTAEDKGDHYLINGTKNWITSGGRADVYLVIAQTDREKGHRGINAFILEKGLDGFHIGPKEDKLGIRGSDTHTLQFNDVKVPKENRIGEDGFGFKFAMKTLSGGRIGIAAQALGIAAGAYELALKYSKERKAFGTEICNHQAIAFKLADMHTEIEAARMLVMKAAWDKDQGNNYDMSSAMAKLYASKVAMEHTVEAVQIHGGNGFVKDYHVERLMRDAKITQIYEGTSEIQKIVISRGIIKG; encoded by the coding sequence ATGGATTTTAGCTTAACAGAAGAACACATCATGATACGTGATGCCGCAAGAGATTTTGCGCAAACAGAATTATTACCTGGTGTTATTGAAAGAGATAACAAGCAAGAATTCCCAAATGAGTTAGTAAGAAAAATGGGCGATTTAGGCTTTTTAGGAATTATGGTGGACCCAAAATATGGAGGAAGTGGTATGGATGCTATTTCTTACGTATTAATTATGGAAGAACTTTCTAAGATAGATGCTTCTGCATCCGTAATTGTTTCTGTTAACAACTCTTTAGTTTGTGCTGGTTTAGAAGCATATGCTTCTGAAGACCAAAAACAAAAATATTTAACAAAATTAGCAACAGGAGAATTTGTAGGCGCATTCTGTTTAAGCGAACCAGAGGCGGGTTCAGACGCAACTTCACAAGCAACAACTGCAGAAGACAAAGGAGATCACTATTTAATTAATGGAACAAAAAACTGGATTACAAGTGGTGGACGTGCAGACGTTTATTTAGTAATTGCGCAAACAGATAGAGAAAAAGGACACAGAGGAATTAATGCTTTCATCTTAGAAAAAGGACTGGACGGTTTTCATATTGGACCTAAAGAAGACAAATTAGGAATCAGAGGTTCAGATACACACACTTTGCAGTTTAACGATGTAAAAGTACCAAAAGAAAACAGGATTGGAGAAGATGGTTTTGGATTTAAATTTGCAATGAAAACACTTTCTGGAGGAAGAATTGGTATTGCCGCACAAGCTCTAGGAATTGCTGCAGGAGCTTATGAATTGGCTTTAAAATACTCTAAAGAACGTAAAGCATTTGGAACAGAAATTTGCAATCATCAAGCAATTGCGTTTAAATTAGCAGACATGCACACAGAAATTGAAGCTGCAAGAATGCTAGTTATGAAAGCTGCTTGGGATAAGGATCAGGGCAATAATTACGATATGTCTAGTGCAATGGCAAAACTATACGCGAGTAAAGTTGCTATGGAACACACGGTAGAAGCGGTTCAAATTCATGGTGGAAATGGTTTTGTAAAAGATTATCATGTAGAGCGTTTAATGCGAGATGCAAAAATTACGCAGATTTACGAAGGAACTTCAGAGATTCAGAAAATTGTAATTTCTAGAGGAATTATCAAAGGATAA
- a CDS encoding SDR family oxidoreductase, protein MNIDLSGKKIVVTGGAGFIGSNLCEALLSKNNTVVCLDNFSTGKRENISTFLENPKFVLIEGDIRNLNDCIKATKGVDYVLHQAALGSVPRSIKDPITSNNVNVGGFLNMLVASRDNSVKRFVYAASSSTYGDSKSMPKVEDVIGKPLSPYAVTKYVNELYADVFSKTYGLETIGLRYFNVFGRKQDPNGAYAAVIPKFVSQLMRGESPVINGDGSYSRDFTYIDNVIQANLLSLVTHNKEALNTVYNVAFGDRNTLNDLVGFLKKYLSEFDKTIAEIAIKYGENRVGDIPHSHADTQKAKQFLSYNPKFSLQKGLKESVKWYWENL, encoded by the coding sequence ATGAATATTGACTTGTCTGGAAAAAAAATAGTGGTAACAGGAGGAGCAGGATTTATTGGTTCTAATCTGTGTGAAGCGTTATTAAGTAAGAATAATACAGTTGTTTGTCTAGACAATTTTTCAACAGGTAAAAGAGAGAATATTTCTACCTTTTTAGAGAATCCAAAGTTTGTATTAATTGAAGGAGATATTAGGAATTTAAATGATTGCATCAAAGCAACTAAAGGGGTAGATTATGTTTTGCATCAAGCGGCTTTAGGTTCTGTTCCACGATCTATAAAAGACCCTATTACATCAAACAATGTAAATGTTGGGGGTTTTTTAAACATGTTAGTGGCATCTAGAGATAATAGCGTTAAACGTTTTGTTTATGCTGCAAGTTCTTCAACCTATGGTGATTCAAAGTCAATGCCAAAAGTAGAAGACGTTATTGGAAAGCCTTTGTCTCCCTATGCAGTTACTAAGTATGTGAACGAATTATACGCAGATGTTTTTTCTAAAACCTATGGTTTGGAAACGATAGGACTTCGATATTTTAATGTTTTTGGTAGAAAGCAAGACCCAAATGGTGCTTATGCAGCGGTAATTCCCAAATTTGTTAGTCAGTTAATGAGAGGAGAATCACCTGTGATAAACGGAGATGGTTCTTATTCAAGAGATTTCACATATATTGACAATGTAATTCAGGCTAATTTATTGAGTTTAGTAACACACAATAAAGAAGCATTAAACACAGTCTATAATGTCGCTTTTGGTGATAGAAATACGTTGAATGATTTAGTAGGCTTTTTGAAAAAATATCTTTCAGAATTTGATAAAACTATTGCTGAAATAGCCATTAAATATGGCGAAAATAGAGTTGGAGATATACCTCATTCTCATGCAGATACCCAAAAAGCAAAACAGTTTTTAAGTTATAACCCTAAATTTTCGTTACAAAAAGGACTGAAGGAGTCCGTAAAATGGTATTGGGAAAATCTTTAA